From Pan paniscus chromosome 9, NHGRI_mPanPan1-v2.0_pri, whole genome shotgun sequence, the proteins below share one genomic window:
- the LOC100971427 gene encoding olfactory receptor 5F1-like codes for MTRKNYTSLTEFILLGLADTLELQIILFLLFLVIYTLTVLGNIGMILLIRIDSQLHTPMYFFLANLSFVDVCYSTTITPKMLADLLSEKKTISFAGCFLQMYFFIALATTECILFGLMAYDRYVAICRPLLYSLIMSRTVCLKMAAGAFAAELLNSMVNTSYVSSLSFCGSNVIHHFFCDSPPLFKLSCSDTHLKESIFSTFAGVNMVGALLVILSSYSYVLFSIFSMHSGEGRHRAFSTCASHLTAIILFYTTSIYTYLRPSSSYSLNQDKVASVFYTVVIPMLNPLIYSLRNEEVKKALANVISRKRIPSFL; via the coding sequence ATGACCAGAAAAAATTATACCTCACTGACTGAGTTCATCCTATTGGGATTAGCAGACACGCTGGAGCTACAGATTATCCTCTTTCTGTTATTTCTTGTGATTTACACACTTACTGTACTGGGAAATATCGGGATGATCCTCTTAATCAGGATCGATTCCCAGCTTCACACACCCATGTATTTCTTCCTGGCTAACCTGTCCTTTGTGGACGTTTGTTACTCAACCACCATCACCCCAAAGATGCTGGCAGATTTATTATCAGAGAAGAAAACCATCTCTTTTGCTGGCTGCTTCCTACAGATGTACTTCTTTATCGCCCTGGCAACAACCGAATGCATCCTCTTTGGGTTAATGGCCTATGACCGGTATGTGGCCATATGTCGCCCGCTGCTTTACTCCTTGATCATGTCCAGGACCGTCTGCCTAAAAATGGCAGCCGGGGCTTTTGCTGCAGAGTTGCTGAACTCCATGGTCAACACTAGCTATGTCAGCAGCTTGTCATTCTGTGGCTCCAATGTCATCCATCACTTCTTCTGCGACAGTCCCCCACTTTTTAAGCTTTCTTGCTCTGACACACACTTGAAGGAAAGCATATTTTCCACTTTTGCTGGTGTGAATATGGTCGGGGCTCTGCTTGTCATCCTCTCCTCCTATTCCTACgttctcttctccattttttctATGCATTCAGGGGAGGGGAGGCACAGAGCTTTCTCCACGTGTGCCTCTCACCTGACAGCCATAATCCTCTTCTACACCACCTCCATCTATACTTACCTGAGacctagttccagctactccctGAATCAGGACAAAGTGGCTTCTGTGTTCTACACAGTGGTGATCCCCATGTTGAATCCTCTGATCTACAGCCTCAGGAATGAGGAAGTAAAGAAGGCTTTAGCAAATGTAATTAGCAGGAAAAGGATCCCttcatttctgtga